The Phaeobacter gallaeciensis DSM 26640 genomic sequence GACAAGGGGCCTGTCAGCTGAAAATAGACGCCACCTGCTCACGACAAAATAAATTGCAGTACTGTTGTTTTTTAGCTTGCGGGTTCCCGCCCGAAACACTAAATACCCGCTCACACCAAGTGGCCCGTTCGTCTATCGGTTAGGACGCCAGGTTTTCAACCTGGAAAGAGGGGTTCGATTCCCCTACGGGCTGCCACTTCTCCTCATAATCATGTCCGATTGAGTGTATGTGTCTTGCAGCTGCTGCTAGTGCATATCTGCAGAAGCCATTTCTTACAGCGCAGTTTCGACTGTCCGACGCCTGTTCCACCAAGGGCGCAGATCCGTGAACACCATGCTCCGCGGATTGAGCAGAGACAGGCAGCAATCGCAAAAACACGTCAGATACCACAGACAGAACACCTATTTATTATCATATTTTTCATAAGCTTGCGGGACATCTTGCGAGATTGAAAAAAACTCGCACCGATATCAAAATCCCTCTTGCGCCGGGGCGATGTACTCAGTAAACACGCCCTCACAGAGCAAGTGGCCCGTTCGTCTATCGGTTAGGACGCCAGGTTTTCAACCTGGAAAGAGGGGTTCGATTCCCCTACGGGCTGCCACTTTGTTTTCCCCGAATATTATGACACGCATACTATCGGAAACACCATTCGTGTATGCCTAACTGTGCAGGTATCCGACTGCTGCGGCTGATCCAATTCTGTCCGCTCTCAATAAGCAGCGCCCCTGCGATACGCATACCACATTTGGATCAGACCCGGTTCCATGTGCACACCAAGGATCAATGCACCCGCGTATCAGACTACGTCAAGACGCCAGCGGTACTGCAGAAGCACCGGATGGCTGAGCCCTAGGTCTCAGGATCCTGCTCTTCCATACCAGGTTGGTAGAAGAAGTGGCGCGCCCGGCCTGCGTTTTTCGCGGCATAAAGTGCCACATCCGCCTGATGAAGCAGTGTTACCGCATCCAGCCCTTGCGAAAAAGCTGCAGAAAGTGCGGTCCCGGCACTTGCCGAAATTTTGCAGGTCTTATCGCCGAAGGGGATTGGTTCCTCGATGCTGGAAATCAGTCGGCGAGCAATACCTGAGAGCTGTATCCGGTCAATAAGACCTTCAAATATAAGAACAAACTCATCCCCACCGACCCGCGCGACCGTGTCATTTTGACGGGTGCATTGCACCATCAGCTTGGCCACCCGCTGCAGAACGGTATCCCCCGCCGCATGGCCAAGCGTGTCGTTGACCTCTTTGAAGAAATCGAGATCCACATGCATCAGCGAGAAATCCCGACCCGAGGAGATCAGCCGATTCAAGATGTGATCCATCGCGCGGCGGTTTTTCACACCTGTCAGCGTATCTGTGAAGGCCTGTTCCTCCGCCGCAATTTTTGCCCCCTGCAAGCGCAGATTAAGCTGGCGTGACGCCTCCATTGCGGCGGATTTAGCCTCAACAAGATAGAGCATCTCAATGGTCAGATCCGTTGGGGAAAAATCAGCGCTTGTCAGATCATAGTCGCGCACCGCTTCAAGTACGGAAATGCCGAAAGACAGGTTGATAAAGCCACCCTTACCCTCCGGAAAAGGCGCCAGCACACCTTTCAGACCGGTTTGCGGAGCATCGCGAAAATTGAGGTGCAGTTTTGCGCCGGCTGTCTTGATCAAATCCTCAGTGGATCGGACCCGACGTGGCCGCGCGAGGTCAAAGATCCGAAAGAACCGGCTGCCAATCCAATCGGTATCCGGGCGCAGCTTGCGCAATGTCGGCCCAACCCCGGTGATCCGCCCTTCATGGTTAATGACCACATGCATCGGGCAGATTTCATTGGCGATGGAGGAGATTTCCCGCATGCTCAGCATCATAGTGAATGCGCCCCAAGATCGAAGGCCCGGCCTTCGGCAAATTCAGTTTCAACCAGAGTGATTGCAATCACCTCAGCGTTGTCCTGCGTGCCTGAGTGATCAAGGAAAACCAGATCGCCATAGTCATCTGCCATCGCCCTCAGCACCCCCATCAGAACATGAGCATACCCCGGCAGACCGGGCTGGCAATGCAGTTCAAATTGCCCGGGCGCCTGTTCAATCAGCTCCAGCCCCGGCAGGTTCAAATCGGCCACTGCCAGCCGCGCGCGATCCGGCAGATCATCCAGTGAATGCAGGAATTCCACATAATTGACCCCGCCAAAACGCAGCAATCGACGCAACGCCTCCAGCTGCGGATTCGACACCAAAAATGTGCCCATATCCTCCAGCATTTCTGGCAGCGGGCGTTTCAGAATATTTTCTGCAGTCCGCAACATGATCTGGGATTGCTCATCCGTATAGGTGAGCATCGCTTCGAACTCGCTAAAGCCGAGCTCTGCCGTATCCATGATTGCCTGCCAGCTGTCCTCCCCGAAGGTGGTGCTGACAAACGCCTGGAATGCCCTATTGATCAGACCGTGCATCACTGGCCCCTTGTTACGTGTCTCTACTTTTGGCCCAGCCTGGTTAATAAAGGGCCAACAATTAAAATTGCTACGGTTTTCCCGCAGTCGGATGTCAGGGCCTTACCAGGACCTCCAGCCCTCCCAGTTTCAGCGTATTCTGCCGCGCTGGAGATATCTCAAAACGGTCAGCCTGCGCTGCCGCCAAGGCGGCCTCCACCTGCTCTTTTGTCCATTCATCCACTGGCGTCCCGCGCTCCAGAATCACACGGCCTAGCATATCTGCACCATCCGGGCCAAATCGCAGGGCGAAACTCGCCAGCTTCGCCCCATCGCGACCTTCTCTGAAGAACAGCAACGCCACGTCCGCCGTCTCGTCTGAGGTCGCTCCCAACGCGCCGCGAATAAGCACACAGCCCGCGCTGCCATCCGGCAGCAACCGCTTGCACCCGCGGATCCAGCGCAGCAGCTGATAACGCTTCAGACCTCTGAAATCATCTGCTGTCGCTGTGGCTCCGACGGGCTGTACGGGCAGCAGCTCAATCAGCTCCTTGCGCTGATCATCGGTCACGTCCACCACGTCCTTCGTCATCTGCCAACGGCTCGTAGCGCTGCGCGCCAGTTGCAGGCGGTTGGAGAGATCTGTATCCCCGGTCTCTTCCGCGTGGGCATCCAGCCGCGTCAGCGCGTCAAGCCCGCCCTGACCCCAGTCATGGGCCATCTGCCATAGGGGCAGCTCTTCGGGCTCTGTCTCACCCGCCAGCACCCGCGCCACTTGGTTGTTGGCCGCAATCCGCCCCGCATCCACCAGCGGCGTCAGGGCCAGCGCCAATGCCGCACCAGTCATCAGCGCCAGACCGACACTGGCACGCCGCAACAGAGCCGGCCAATCCGCGCCTCCAATGGCCGCACAGCCGGCATAGACCAACCCGTGCAGCAGTAACGTCATCGCAAACAGCAGCGCATAGATGCGATCCGGCGTCCAACCATATTGCCAGACGCGCATCAGGACCGCCCAGGCTGCCAGACCAGTGACCAGCATCAGACCAATCGCCAGCAGCCGCGCAGCCATGCCGTTCACGCCCTTTGGCTGTTCCTGCCGGGTCAGTGCGACGCAGACCAGTGTCATCATCACCGCTGACATCGCCATCAGTGTCGCAGCCGAGGACAGATGACCAAAGGCGCTGGACAACCCCTGCAGCGGGATCGCGGCCAGAAACAGGCCAACCACCAGCAGCACAGGGATCAGCAGCAGGCTGAGCAATCGAAACAGAAGATGCGGCGCGCTACCGCCCCCCAACTCCTGCACCACCGCCAGGCCCAGACCAAAGACCGCGCCGCTCAGCGTCAGCGCCAGCCAATCCACCTCGGCAATGTCTTCCAGAATGGTGATATTGACCAGATCCAGCAGGGCATTGGACAATAAACCAAGTATCCAGAAGACCGCGACAAATCCGACCCCGCAGGCAAGGCGAAACACGATACCCCAGCTCGCCGCAGACAGTGCCGCAAACCGGGTCCAGTGATCGGACGCGGACAACCGCAGCAACACAAAAGGGCAGGCCATCGCGCCGAGCGTCAGCGCCATCAGCACCAACACCTCATTCTGTAAAAGGTCAGTCGCAACCGGGTAGCGCACCGCCGCCAGAAGCATCAGAGCAGTCATCGGCATCGCAATCCAAAGCGCCCCGCGCAACGCACGCAACAGCGACAGCGGCCCGATCAGGGCCAGTGATGCGCCGCAAAAACTGGACAGAAAGGCAAACATCGCCAAAAACAGGCTCTCAGAGAGACCCGGCTGGTCCCAGTCCCGCGCCAGCAGCCACATCGCGAATCCACTACCCGCGCCCAAAGCCACCATAGGCAGACGGGCGCGCAAAGCAGTTGCAGTATCCGGGTCAGTCATGGCAGCGATTCTCTCGTTAGATCGGCCTGACTTATACACTTGCGTAAAATAATGGCAGAGGTCTGAACGCGCGAAACTTCCCCTCAACTGGCGTTAGAAATCGGTTGGGGCGCCTCCCTCGGATTTGCGGCGCGCAACAAAGTCTGCCAGTTCCTCTTGTCGTGCCACATCCAGCGGTGGCGCTTCAAATCGGGCAATGATCTCCTTGAACAGATTATGCGCCCGTTCCGGTGTCCAGACAGCACCCGCCGCCTCCCAGGCCTCATAGTTGCGCCAATCGCTGAGGTAGGGTTGATAGAACGCGGTGCTATAGCGATCCTGCGTGTGCTGAATACCGAAGAAGTGACCGTCGTTTCCAACCTCGCGAATGGCCTCTAGCGCGATATCCTCGGGACCGGTGCCGATGACTTCCGGCTGCATGTAGCGCTGGATCTGCTGTAGAATCTCGCAATCCATGATGAATTTCTCGGGGCTGGCAATTAGCCCACCCTCCAGCCAGCCCGCCGCATGATAGACCATATTGGTCCCCGATTGCACCGCCGCCCAGAGTGAATTGGAGGTCTCCCACATCGCCTGCCCATCCGGCACATTGGCCGCGCAGACACCGGACGACCGCATCGGCAGCCCATAATAACGCGCCATTTGCCCGGTCATCTGGGTCGAGCGCATATACTCCGGGGTACCAAAGGCCGGCGCGCCGGACTTCATATCCACATTTGAGGTGAAGGTGCCGATCACACAGGGCGTGCCTGGGCGTACATATTGAAACAGCGCAATCGCGGAGAGGGATTCGGCAATAGACTGCGCCACTGCCCCGGACATGGTTACCGGAGCCATCGCCCCTGCCAGCGTGAAAGGCGTGACCACAATCGCCTGCCCCCGCCGTGCCAGCCGCAAACAGCCGTCAATCATCGGCTGGTCGTGTTTCAGCGGCGAGGTGGAGTTGATGTTGGTATACATATGCGGACGGGCCTCGAACTCCTCATGAGTAAGCCCTCCCGCAATCCTCACCATCTCCATCACATCCTCGACCCGCTCCTTGCCCAGCGAATAGGCATGCATCGCCTTATCCGTGAGCGTCAGCTTGTCATAGAGCACATCCAGATGGCGTACTGATGCGTGGATGTCCACCGGCTCCACCGGATAGCCGCCGGCAAAATGGATGCAGTTGAAATACTGGGTCAGCTTCAGCAGGTTCTGGCATTGCTCACGGGTGCCTGCGACCTTCGCATTCAGCGACATATCCCAGTAGTTTGGCGGCGAAGATACATTGCCAAACAGGATATGATCGCCCCCCACCGGCAGGGTACGCTCCGGGTTGCGCGGTGTGATGGTGAACTCCGATGGTGCCTTGGCAACCATCTCCATCACGAACTCCCGGTCCAGATGAACCCGCTCACCCACGACCTTGCAGCCCGCCTCCTTGAAGATCTCAAGCGCCTCATCGTTGAGGAACACGATGCCGATTTCTTCCAGGATCCGCATCGCCCCATCGTGAATGGCTGCCACGCCCTCGGGGCCAAGCGGCTCAATCGGGCGATCAATGTTGCGCGGCACAGACCATGGCATCTGCTCAATCACCGCGTCCCCGCGCCGGGCTGCGGCACCTGCGCGTCCGCCACCGCGTTTTCGGGTTCGTGTCTCGGTTGTCATGGCGGCCCTCCCTGCTGTCAGCTGATCGGTGCGCCCCCTCATGGGGTCGCCCGACCGTTGGCTCATAGCCTCAGCAGGCCCTGTTCGGGCGCAGTCCGAATGCCTGTTCCCGACAGGTTTGGTCGCTTTTCAGCGCCAACCCCGGCCAGATCGCACATTTCTGGGCATATGTGTCTAGTTCATCTGATCCGACAGCTGCCAAACCGCTGTCGGCGACACGGTCAGCGATCCAGCCAGCCGGGGATATGGCCGATATCGGGCAGAACCACATCCGCATGGGTTTCCAGTTCCTCTGCCTCGGCCAATCCGGTCAGCACCCCGATCCGGTGCATCCCAGCCGCCGATCCAGCCTCCAGATCATGCAGGCTGTCGCCCACCATGGCGGTGCGCTCTGGTGCGATACCGGTGGCGGCACAGAAGGCCAGCAGCGGATCGGCGTCCGGCTTGGCCCCGTGACCGCTGTCAAACCCGGCAACAAAGGCAAAGCGATCCAGAACGCCACTGCGGCTCAGCTGTGACTTGGCCGAATGCTCCGCATCATTGGTCATCACCCCCAGCACCTTGCCCCGCGCCAGCAGTTCATCAAGGAAGGCCGCCAGCGGCACCGCCTCGGCCAGGTCCGCCTCACCGGCGCTTTCGGCCATGTATAGTTCCAGCTGATCCAGATCCATCTGTGGCACATGCGGCGCCAGCGCCTCTGCCACCTGCCGGTTGGTGGAGGCAATCACCAAACTACTGGGTAGGATCTTGCCCGTCGCCAGATCAAAATCTATCGCCGCAGCCATCGCCTGCAACCGACCTGCATCACCCTCCGACAGCAGGTCTAGCATCCGGCCAGTCCAACGGTTCCAGGTCTCGGCAAAGTCAAACAGCGTTCCGTCCTTGTCAAAAAGCAGGGCATCAACGGGCATGGGCACTCCTAGATCAGTAATCCGCCCCAAAATAGCGCGCAGGCCGCAGGCGCAAGGGAGCAGACGTGGGGCTGTGGTCCTCGATCCACCGGGGACATCGCCCCGATACATAGGGGATTGAAGACCGCCACACCAGCCAGCCCAGTGCTTTGGGTCTTCAGTCCCAGTAAGGGAGGTTAATCACATCCCTTAACAGTGCCATGGCGCCCATCGATCAGCGCTGCCACATTCGCCAGCCTCAGGTCCAGTGAACCTGTGCCCCGCCCGGCAGCGCCATCCGCGCCTGCAACGGCTGATCATAGGCCAGCCCGGCACTGTCACAGAATTGCATGACCCAGGCGTCATCCATCGTCAGAAAGTCGAGAACCGAGCCCAGAAACTCAGGATTAGCCGCCTGCTCACGCAGATCTGACTCACTCGCGCCGGTTGCGCCTAGAAAAACTGGCAGCAACTCATCGTTGCCTGCCAGCCAGGCAAGCGCTTTTAAGCCCAAAGTCTCGGCTGCATCGGCGGAAAATAGCATATGCGCACACATTCCTGACACTTCACGGTCAAATTGGTGAAAATACGAAAGGGTTTATTAACCAGTCTCATTAAAACTTGAGGCAATTCGAACGCAAGGGGCGAAAGGGCACCACGTGCAGGGCACTATCCTAATTATCGACGGTGTTGCGACGAACCGGATCATGCTGAAGGTACAGCTATCCGCCGCCTATTACCGGGTGGTTCAGGCCGAAACTGTTGCCGATATTGCCAAGACCGCCCTGCGCTGCCGCCCCGATCTGATTCTCAGCGCCATGTCGCTGCCGGACGGCGACGCGGTTGCCGTGAAACAGGCGCTGGCCGCCGATGATCAGCTTGCCGATATTCCGATGATCGCCATTGATCACGACAGTGACGCCGACCGCCGCCTGGCGGCCCTGACTGCTGGGATCGACGATGTGTTGCTGCAGCCGTTGGATGACACCATGTTGCAGGCCCGGATCCGCAGCCTGCTGCGCGCCAGCAGCACTCAGGAAGAGCTCAATCTGCAGCGGGGCAACACTCATGGCTATGCCCTGCCTCTCTCTAGCCCACATATCAGCGCAGGGCTGAGTGGCGCACAGGTGGCTTTGGTCACTGAACAATCCGCCACCGGCGTCTACTGGCAGGCCCAGCTGGCTCCGCGCGTGCCCTACCGGCTGTGCAACCATCAGTTCAATGCGGTCCATCCCCTGATGCGCGAACCGGTGCCTGATGCCATTGTGATCGAACTGGGACGCCATACTCTGGCGCAGGGCCTGCGTCTTCTGGCGGATCTGCGTGCTCGTGCGAGTACCCGCAAATCCGTAGTTATCGCCGTGGTTCACCCCGCCGACCCCGCCATTGCCGCCGAAGCGCTGGATCGGGGGGCACATGATGTTCTTCAGTCCGGCTTCGACGTCGCCGAGCTGGCGCTACGTCTGGACACCCAGCTGCGCAACAAGGCCCGCATTGATCAGCTGCGCGACAACGTTCGTAACGGGCTGCGCGCCGCAGTTGAGGACCCGATGACCGGTCTATTCAACCGCCGCTATGCCAAACCCTTCCTTGAGCGGGTCGCCAGTAGTTCCGCCAAAACCGGCGAGACATTTGCAGTGATGCTTGCCGATCTTGACCACTTCAAACAGATCAATGACCTTTACGGCCACCCGGTCGGCGATGCGGTGCTGATCGAAGCGGCCAAACGCCTGCAAACCGCTCTGCGCCCGGTGGACCTTCTGGCCCGCGTCGGTGGCGAAGAATTCATGATCGTGATGCCCGCAATTGGCGAGGCGATGGCCGAAGCCGCTGCCAGTGATCTCTGCAATCGGATCAACAGCAAGCCGTTTCACATTCCCGGTGTCGACACGCCGATCTATGTGACCATCAGCATCGGTGTTGTCATCGGCGGGCGCGCCGCAACTGAGAACCAGCGCAAGGGTACCGATCTCGTGCCGCAGGATCACGACAGTGCGGTCAGCGCCCTGATCACCAATGCCGACCGCGCGCTCTATGCGGCCAAACATGCAGGCCGCAATCAGGTCTCTCTGGCAGACCTCGCTGCCTGACAAGCCCCCTGCGGCGCACCGTCAACGGCGCAGACAAAGACCACCAGACACGGGACAGTGTCACCGGGCACCAGCTGCCACAGATCGGGACAACCCGGCAGGCATCTGGCGCAACTACAGGCAGGACCGGCCGAGCAGCCATTAGGTCCAGAAACAAGAAACGGGGCAGCGATCCTCTCACTGCCCCGTTCGGTGTTCCAGATACCAATCGCCCCAACTCAGCAGCGATCAAAGCCGGGCCAGTGCCCTTTTCTCCGCTCAACGTCGCCAGTTGCGCCGCTTCGGGTGCTGGATACGCTGCTCAAGCTGGTCAGCATAGGCCGCCCGCTCGTCGGCAGTCATCGCAACGATCTGGTCCAGCCAAGCCGCCTGAACGGAACGCTGGAATTCATGTCGCCGTGTGGCTTGCGCCTCCAACATCCCCCCAAGCGCCGTCGCATCAAAGGGGCTGGCCCGCAGCAACTCAACCACCTTGCCGCCTTCCGCACGTCGCCGCCCCTTGTAGCTGCCATGCTCGCCCTCAGCTGTATTGCGAAGGCCGCGCCGGGTTTCGGCATCAAGATCCCGAAACAGCAGGGCGCCGACCGGAGGTGGCATTCCTGCGCCTCTCTTGTGGTCATTGAACCGCCAGGCCGCCCCGGCGACAACGCCCACCACCGCAAGGTTCAACGCCAGCGACGCCATCAGCAGCCAGCGCAAGCGGCGACCGGGTTTGGATGTGCGGGTTTCGTTGGTCATTCCATCTCCTCGCTCAGCACCATGGCCAAGTCGTAGCTGTCGTAGGGCAGGCTGTCTTCGCTCAGCTCAATCCCTGCAAGGCTTACCGGGTCAGGCAGAAACGCAGGTGGCGCCAACCCGATCCACAGCCCAGCAGCGCTGGCGGTGGCCAATCCGCCAAGGGCGGGCCATCCGCCCAGCCCGGCCATCAGGTCGCGCAACCCGGCAAAAATACCGCTGCCCGCTTCGGTTGACTGCGCGGCTCGATCTGAACCCGCCGCCTGACGCTCCAGGATCGCCGCTTGCATCGCTGCAGCCTCGCTCAGGATCGCCTGCTCCAAAGCCTCCGGGAGCGGAGCCGGGGCAGCGGTCCGCGCGCTGGCAAAAAGATCATCAAGCGCCAGCTCAGCCGCGGCAAGATCCGCCGGATCCAATATATCCTCAGCACCAGCGCCCGCCTGTGTGGGCGCGGTTTTTCCAGTTTTATCAACCATCACTATACCCCAGTTCGGCCCGACGCCCTGCGAGAATTGCGGCCAAGGCCCGCTTCCCCCGCGCGGTCAGACTTTCGACCGCCTCGACGCTGATGTCCATAATCCCGGCAATCTCCGGGTTTGCCAGATCCTCGATGTGGCGCAGCACCACCGCCTGTCGCTGACGCTCCGGCAATTGCATGAGTGCCGCCTGCAGCGCGTCCTGTCGCGCCCCGTCCTGCATCTGCTCCGCCGCAGATTTCGCAGGGTCCGGCGGATCGGGGATGGCGTCCAGATCCACATGCCCCCCCCGCAGCCGGCGCTTATGATCAATACAGAGATTCATCACCACCCGGTAGAGCCAGGTCGAAAGCCGGGCGCGCCCCGGCTCCCAATGTTCGGCCTGCCGCCACAGCCGCACCATCGCCTCCTGCGTGATGTCCTCGGCCTCGGCGCGATTGCCCAGAACCCGCATCGCAACACCCAGCGCCCGTGGCGCCAGCCGCGCCGTCAGCGCAGCCGCCGCCTCAGCATCGCCCGCCGCAAACCGCAGCAACAATGCCCCCTCCGGGTCGTCCACGACACCGCGATCCGGCACCGGCAGGCTGTCGGACGGCGCCATCAGCGGGCCCTGCTCTGGGGCCCGCTCGGCGGTATTGGCAGATATATGCACCTGTCGTATCGGATCAGTTCTGTTCCGTCTCGCTGTCTTGCGCCCCGGCGCGCGGTTTATGGCCGCCACCGAAACGACCCCGGAATTTCGCCCGTGCGCTTTCGAATTCTTCCTTGCTGATAGCACCATCGTCATTGGCATCCACGCGGTCAAACATCTTTCCTGCGCGGCGCGGTTTTGGCAGCTCATCCAGGCTCAACGCGCCATCCTTGTCGGCGTCCATCCGCTCCAACATGGCAGCCGCGCGGGTTTTGGCCCGAGCCTGCGCGGCAGCTTCCATTTCCGCCAATGTCAGCTTGCCATCGCCATTGGCATCCGCAGTGGCAAAACGCGCCTCGCGCAGCCCTTCCATCTCGGCCTTGGTCACCTGACCATCACCATTGGTGTCCATCTCTTCAAAGCTCATGCGCGGACCAAAACCGCCCTTGCCGCCGAACCCCGGCTTGGCAATTGCACCGGTTGCTCCGATGACAGCTCCAACAGCAATAACAGCGGCGATGAATTTGGTATGTTTCATGTCTGCGTTTCCTTTTGCACCAGGCAGCCCCTTGCTGCCAATCACAGAAACAAAACGCAGCCCCGGCAGAGTTCCGTCGCAAAAAAAATCAAAAGCTCAGAAGAAATTTTCGACCGCGCATTGCACCAAAGGTGCGGGCAGCGCACTCTTGCGGCATGCCGACGCACTCCCGCGGACTGCCCCTTTAAACTTGTCGCCAATGCGCTCAAATATGCGGGCAAAAGATAGGATTTGTTATGACCGATTCATCTGCGGCACTTTCAGCCGATCTCAAAACCGATACTCAGGAAGACCGCCCCACCATGCCCGCCGTACTACGCGGCTGGCGGTGCAAATGCCCCAATTGCGGCGAAGGCAAGCTGCTGCATTCATATCTGAAGGTCAACGACAACTGCTCCAACTGCGGTCTCGACCTCACCAGCGCCCGCGCTGATGACGGCCCGGCGTATCTGACCATTCTGCTGGTTGGCCACATTATGGCCCCGCTGCTGCATGTGGTCTATTTCACCTGGCGGCCTGAGCCTTTGGTCACCTTCACCGTGTTTTCGCTGGGTTGCCTGCTGTCTTCGCTGTTTCTCCTGCCCCGGATGAAGGGTATTGTGATCGCCTATCAATGGGCGCGTCGGATGCACGGCTTCGGCAAGGAGAGCTGACGCGCCAGAGTTAAGAAAGACCCAGACATGAGCAAATCGCCCACCCCGGCCAAGGCGGCCATCGACACCGGCTATGCCGATGCTGCCACCGCCCGTCGGGACACCACTCCGATCCGCAATGCAGCGACAATTATCGCGGTGCGCGACCGGATGGGGGACGATCCTCAGGTGCTGATGGGGCAGCGCGGCGCCCGCGCCGCCTTCATGCCCAACAAGGTGGTGTTTCCCGGCGGCGCTGTAGATCCCGGGGACGCCGATGTGCCGCTCGCCAGCCCGCTGCCGTCGCTCTGCCAGGACCGCCTGTCCGAACAATCGAACACAGATCTGCATCACGCCCTCGCTGTCGCTGCCATTCGCGAATTATGGGAGGAAACCGGCCTCATCCTCGGGCAGCCCGGAACATGGGTCACCACGCCTGAGGCAGACTGGGTCGATTTCGCCGCCACCGGCCACTTGCCTGCGGCCGAAACGCTGCAATTTGTCTTTCGCGCCATCACCCCACCGGGCCGCCCGCGCCGGTTCGACGCCCGGTTCTTCCTCGTGGATGCGGCGCATATCAGTAGCGATATCGATGATTTCTCCCGCGCCTCGGATGAGCTGTCGCATCTGCAATGGATCCCCCTCAGCCAGGTCCGCACCTACGATCTGCCGTTCATCACCGAGGTGGTCTTGGCCGAAGTCACCAGACGCATCCGCCAGGATGGCCCGCCGGAAAGCGTGCCGTTCTTTCGCAACGATGATGAATCGAGCCATTTCCTGCGGCTGAAGGGCTATCCGATGCCCACCGCCGACGACTGACCAGTCATCAAAACCGCAGCGCAGGCCACTCAGATTGCCAGCAGCAGCGCCAGGATCGACAGGATCAGCAAGCCCATACCGATAATCTCGCGCCGGGTGATCTGCTCCTTGAAGAACAACACCGACGCAAGCAGCGACAGCAGTAATTCAATCTGTCCCAGCGCCTTCACATAGGCGGCGTTCTGCAGAGTGAAGGCCCAGAACCAGCAGAAAGATCCCGCCATGCTGGTTAGCCCAACCCAGATCGCCACCCGTCGCGCCGCCCAGACCCGCGCGATCTCGCCGGGCTCCCGCCACTTCAGCCAGACCAGCATAAACAGCGTCTGCAAGCTTACGACGATGGCCAGCGTCACCCCGGCGCGAAACGCTGGCGCCAGCGCATCAAGCTCAAGCGACGCCGCGCGATAACTCACCGCTGAGAAGGCAAAAAGCACACCCGACCCCAGCCCCAACAGCGACGCCGGACTGGACAGATGCCGCCACCACGGCCCCTTGCTCTGCGGTGTCTTCGACAGCACCAGCACCGCGCATAGACCAATCACAATCGCCACCCAGCCAAGGGCGGTGATCTGATCCCCCAGCACCACCAGCCCGACCAGCGCGGTCTGGATCACCTCGGTTTTCTTGAACGTAATCCCGACCGCAAAATTGCGCTGCCGGAACAGCGCCACCACACAGACCGTCGCAAGGATCTGCGCGGTGCCGCCAATGGTGGCAAACATCCAGAACCGGGCACTCAGCGCGGGCAACGCCTGCCCCGACAGCGCCAGATAAGCCAGAAGCCCGGCCCAGATCAGTGGCGCGGAATAAACAAACCTCGAAAACGTCGCCCCCGCCGTCGACAGGGTGACGCTGCTCAACACCTTTTGCAGCATAAAGCGGACGGTCTGAAAACTGGCCGCCGCGATGGCGATGGGGATCCATAAGGTCATAGGCCCCTTATGAGGCGCTATTGCCGTTCTGACCAGATCGGATGTGCGACCGGGTCCTTTGCCCGCAACGCATAGCGGCGCAGGACCACACCATAGGAGGGGTAGGTATAGCCGTCATTGCGG encodes the following:
- a CDS encoding GGDEF domain-containing protein; amino-acid sequence: MLSMREISSIANEICPMHVVINHEGRITGVGPTLRKLRPDTDWIGSRFFRIFDLARPRRVRSTEDLIKTAGAKLHLNFRDAPQTGLKGVLAPFPEGKGGFINLSFGISVLEAVRDYDLTSADFSPTDLTIEMLYLVEAKSAAMEASRQLNLRLQGAKIAAEEQAFTDTLTGVKNRRAMDHILNRLISSGRDFSLMHVDLDFFKEVNDTLGHAAGDTVLQRVAKLMVQCTRQNDTVARVGGDEFVLIFEGLIDRIQLSGIARRLISSIEEPIPFGDKTCKISASAGTALSAAFSQGLDAVTLLHQADVALYAAKNAGRARHFFYQPGMEEQDPET
- a CDS encoding heme NO-binding domain-containing protein yields the protein MHGLINRAFQAFVSTTFGEDSWQAIMDTAELGFSEFEAMLTYTDEQSQIMLRTAENILKRPLPEMLEDMGTFLVSNPQLEALRRLLRFGGVNYVEFLHSLDDLPDRARLAVADLNLPGLELIEQAPGQFELHCQPGLPGYAHVLMGVLRAMADDYGDLVFLDHSGTQDNAEVIAITLVETEFAEGRAFDLGAHSL
- a CDS encoding DUF4153 domain-containing protein, with protein sequence MTDPDTATALRARLPMVALGAGSGFAMWLLARDWDQPGLSESLFLAMFAFLSSFCGASLALIGPLSLLRALRGALWIAMPMTALMLLAAVRYPVATDLLQNEVLVLMALTLGAMACPFVLLRLSASDHWTRFAALSAASWGIVFRLACGVGFVAVFWILGLLSNALLDLVNITILEDIAEVDWLALTLSGAVFGLGLAVVQELGGGSAPHLLFRLLSLLLIPVLLVVGLFLAAIPLQGLSSAFGHLSSAATLMAMSAVMMTLVCVALTRQEQPKGVNGMAARLLAIGLMLVTGLAAWAVLMRVWQYGWTPDRIYALLFAMTLLLHGLVYAGCAAIGGADWPALLRRASVGLALMTGAALALALTPLVDAGRIAANNQVARVLAGETEPEELPLWQMAHDWGQGGLDALTRLDAHAEETGDTDLSNRLQLARSATSRWQMTKDVVDVTDDQRKELIELLPVQPVGATATADDFRGLKRYQLLRWIRGCKRLLPDGSAGCVLIRGALGATSDETADVALLFFREGRDGAKLASFALRFGPDGADMLGRVILERGTPVDEWTKEQVEAALAAAQADRFEISPARQNTLKLGGLEVLVRP
- a CDS encoding trimethylamine--corrinoid methyltransferase; its protein translation is MTTETRTRKRGGGRAGAAARRGDAVIEQMPWSVPRNIDRPIEPLGPEGVAAIHDGAMRILEEIGIVFLNDEALEIFKEAGCKVVGERVHLDREFVMEMVAKAPSEFTITPRNPERTLPVGGDHILFGNVSSPPNYWDMSLNAKVAGTREQCQNLLKLTQYFNCIHFAGGYPVEPVDIHASVRHLDVLYDKLTLTDKAMHAYSLGKERVEDVMEMVRIAGGLTHEEFEARPHMYTNINSTSPLKHDQPMIDGCLRLARRGQAIVVTPFTLAGAMAPVTMSGAVAQSIAESLSAIALFQYVRPGTPCVIGTFTSNVDMKSGAPAFGTPEYMRSTQMTGQMARYYGLPMRSSGVCAANVPDGQAMWETSNSLWAAVQSGTNMVYHAAGWLEGGLIASPEKFIMDCEILQQIQRYMQPEVIGTGPEDIALEAIREVGNDGHFFGIQHTQDRYSTAFYQPYLSDWRNYEAWEAAGAVWTPERAHNLFKEIIARFEAPPLDVARQEELADFVARRKSEGGAPTDF
- a CDS encoding HAD family hydrolase, translating into MPVDALLFDKDGTLFDFAETWNRWTGRMLDLLSEGDAGRLQAMAAAIDFDLATGKILPSSLVIASTNRQVAEALAPHVPQMDLDQLELYMAESAGEADLAEAVPLAAFLDELLARGKVLGVMTNDAEHSAKSQLSRSGVLDRFAFVAGFDSGHGAKPDADPLLAFCAATGIAPERTAMVGDSLHDLEAGSAAGMHRIGVLTGLAEAEELETHADVVLPDIGHIPGWLDR
- a CDS encoding DUF3572 domain-containing protein codes for the protein MLFSADAAETLGLKALAWLAGNDELLPVFLGATGASESDLREQAANPEFLGSVLDFLTMDDAWVMQFCDSAGLAYDQPLQARMALPGGAQVHWT